In Mercurialis annua linkage group LG6, ddMerAnnu1.2, whole genome shotgun sequence, the following are encoded in one genomic region:
- the LOC126653810 gene encoding exocyst complex component EXO84A, translating to MSIGDSAELEGNLTLNDRLKVFKGSTFNPETYVISKCHTINEKEIRHLCSYLVELKKASAEEMRRSVYANYGAFIRTSKEILALEGHLLSMRNLLQTQAALVHHLGERVRIESLWANSEDSLAEELANFENRQFSKTEEDWLTEFLETLDVLLAEKRVDEAMVALDKGESLALDKKHRLSPTALLTFQTAIKQQRQKLADQLAETISQPCTRGVELRSSVLALKKLGDGPRAHTLLLHSHTQKLQSGRKILCSSNATVYTAAMSQLVFSTIAQAASDSLSVFGEEPAYSSELVTWAIKQTEIFIALLKRHVLASSAVSWGLKVAAECIHICLGHCSLLESRGLALSPVLLRLFRSSVEQALSANLKRIEQTSAALAAADDWLLTYPPVGGRLLSSSSSLHSVAASQPKLSSSANRFNTMVQEFLEDVVPLEILQLDGPAMEGVLQVFTGYVNLLIRALPCSVDNEDNLEACGSKIVRMAETESQQIALLANASLLADELLPRAAMKLLPMPNRADEVPRRASESQSRLPDLREWKKKLQRSVDRLRDSFCRQHALDLIFMEDGEIRLHANIYLSMDDEAEEPEWFPSAIAQELFIKLTRVASLATDMFVGRERFATILLMRLIETVILWLSDDQTFWEEVEGEKPLGPLGLQQFYLDMQFVLLFASQGRYLSRNLHQVIKNIIARAIDVVAVTGVDPNSVLPEDEWFAEVAQIAIKMLTGKANFGNIDRDVSSPTAASVLSHGSN from the exons atGAGTATAGGAGATTCAGCAGAATTAGAAGGAAACCTGACGTTAAATGACAGGTTAAAGGTTTTCAAAGGCTCTACGTTTAATCCTGAAACTTATGTTATCTCCAAATGCCATACCATAAACGAGAAG GAAATAAGGCATTTGTGTTCATATCTTGTGGAGCTGAAGAAAGCATCTGCAGAAGAAATGCGTAGGAGTGTTTACGCTAATTATGGTGCTTTTATTCG gACATCAAAAGAGATTTTAGCTTTGGAAGGACATCTGCTTTCCATGAGGAATCTGCTACAAACTCAGGCAGCTCTAGTTCATCATTTAGGAGAACGAGTTCGGATAGAATCGTTGTGGGCGAATTCTGAAGACTCACTTGCAGAAGAGCTAGCTAACTTTGAGAACAGGCAATTTTCAAAAACAGAAGAAGATTGGTTAACAGAATTTTTAGAAACTCTTGATGTGTTATTAGCTGAAAAAAGAGTGGATGAAGCTATGGTAGCCCTTGATAAGGGAGAAAGTTTAGCCCTTGATAAGAAGCACAGATTGAGCCCAACTGCACTCCTTACATTTCAGACTGCAATTAAACAACAAAGACAAAAATTAGCTGATCAGCTTGCAGAAACCATTAGCCAACCTTGTACGAGAGGAGTAGAGCTTCGGTCATCTGTTTTAGCTTTGAAGAAACTCGGAGATGGCCCTCGCGCCCATACATTGCTGCTCCATTCTCATACGCAGAAGTTACAGTCTGGGAGGAAGATTCTATGCTCGTCCAATGCAACGGTATATACTGCTGCTATGTCACAGCTTGTGTTCTCTACTATAGCGCAAGCTGCGAGTGATTCCTTGTCAGTTTTCGGAGAGGAGCCTGCATATTCATCGGAGCTTGTAACTTGGGCTATAAAACAGACTGAGATTTTCATTGCGCTTCTTAAAAGGCATGTTTTAGCTTCATCAGCAGTTTCATGGGGGCTAAAAGTTGCTGCTGAGTGCATTCACATATGTTTGGGTCATTGTTCTTTGCTAGAATCTCGCGGATTGGCGCTTTCTCCTGTTTTATTGAGACTTTTTAGGTCTAGTGTTGAGCAGGCATTAAGTGCCAACTTAAAAAGAATTGAACAGACTAGTGCAGCATTAGCTGCTGCAGATGACTGGTTACTTACTTATCCACCTGTCGGCGGCCGTCTtctatcttcttcttcatctctTCATAGTGTTGCAGCATCACAACCAAAGCTTTCCAGCAGTGCAAACAGATTTAATACCATGGTTCAG GAATTTCTGGAAGATGTAGTGCCGCTCGAGATCCTGCAGCTGGATGGTCCTGCAATGGAAGGTGTTTTACAAGTGTTCACAGGCTACGTAAACTTGTTGATACGCGCATTACCATGTTCGGTGGACAATGAAGACAACTTGGAAGCTTGTGGAAGTAAAATTGTGAGAATGGCAGAGACTGAGAGCCAACAAATAGCATTGCTAGCAAATGCATCATTGTTAGCAGATGAATTGCTCCCTCGGGCTGCCATGAAGCTTTTGCCGATGCCTAATAGAGCAGATGAAGTGCCAAGACGAGCTTCAGAGAGTCAATCTCGGCTCCCAGATCTTAGAGAATGGAAGAAGAAACTTCAACGATCAGTTGATCGATTACGGGATAGCTTTTGCAGACAGCACGCTCTTGATCTCATATTCATGGAAGATGGTGAAATCCGTCTGCATGCAAATATATACTTAAGCATGGATGATGAGGCAGAGGAGCCAGAATGGTTCCCATCCGCAATCGCTCAG GAACTCTTCATAAAATTGACTCGAGTGGCGAGCTTAGCGACTGACATGTTTGTAGGCAGAGAAAGGTTTGCAACAATTCTATTAATGAGACTCATAGAGACCGTGATCCTCTGGCTTTCGGATGATCAAACTTTCTGGGAAGAAGTCGAGGGCGAAAAACCATTAGGTCCTCTTGGCCTCCAACAG TTTTACTTGGATATGCAATTTGTGTTGCTGTTTGCATCGCAAGGGCGATATTTATCAAGGAACTTACATCAAGTAATAAAGAACATAATAGCAAGAGCGATCGATGTGGTAGCCGTGACCGGAGTGGATCCTAACAGTGTGCTGCCGGAGGATGAATGGTTTGCAGAAGTGGCTCAAATAGCTATCAAAATGTTGACCGGAAAAGCCAACTTTGGAAATATAGACAGAGATGTTAGCAGCCCAACTGCGGCTTCAGTGTTATCACATGGAAGTAATTAG